A window from Streptomyces subrutilus encodes these proteins:
- the serS gene encoding serine--tRNA ligase, translating into MIDLRLLREDPDRVRASQRARGEDVELVDALLSADERRRSSGMRFDELRNEQKSLGKLIPKASPEERAELLKKAEQLKQDVKAAEAEQNEADEAAKQLLLQLGNIVHEDVPIGGEEDFTVLETHGAIRDFAAEGFEPKDHLELGESLGAIDVERGAKVSGSRFYYLTGVGALLELALVNAAIAQATEAGFIPMLTPALVRPRAMEGTGFLGQAAENVYHLEKDDYYLVGTSEVPLAAYHMDEIIEADKLPLRYAGFSPCFRREAGTYGKDTRGIFRVHQFDKVEMFSYVAPEEAEAEHQRLLEWEKQWLTSLELPFQVIDVATGDLGSSASRKFDCEAWIPTQGKYRELTSASNCDGFQARRLSIRYRDGKKTQPLSTLNGTLCAVPRTIVAILENHQQADGSVRVPQVLRPYLGGREFLEPIAK; encoded by the coding sequence GTGATTGACCTCCGGCTGCTCCGTGAAGACCCTGACCGTGTCCGCGCCTCGCAGCGCGCCCGTGGAGAGGACGTCGAGCTCGTCGACGCACTGCTCTCCGCCGACGAGCGCCGCAGGTCCTCCGGCATGCGCTTCGACGAACTGCGCAACGAGCAGAAGTCGCTCGGCAAGCTCATCCCGAAGGCCTCTCCGGAGGAGCGGGCCGAGCTGCTGAAGAAGGCCGAGCAGCTCAAGCAGGACGTCAAGGCGGCCGAGGCCGAGCAGAACGAGGCCGACGAAGCGGCCAAGCAGCTGCTCCTCCAGCTCGGCAACATCGTCCACGAGGACGTCCCCATCGGCGGGGAAGAGGACTTCACCGTCCTGGAGACGCACGGCGCCATCCGCGACTTCGCTGCCGAGGGCTTCGAGCCCAAGGACCACCTGGAGCTCGGCGAATCGCTGGGCGCCATCGACGTCGAGCGCGGCGCCAAGGTGTCGGGCTCGCGCTTCTACTACCTGACCGGTGTGGGCGCCCTGCTGGAGCTGGCGCTGGTCAACGCGGCCATCGCGCAGGCCACCGAGGCCGGCTTCATCCCGATGCTGACCCCCGCGCTGGTCCGCCCGCGGGCCATGGAGGGCACCGGCTTCCTCGGCCAGGCCGCGGAGAACGTCTACCACCTGGAGAAGGACGACTACTACCTGGTCGGCACCTCCGAGGTCCCGCTCGCCGCGTACCACATGGACGAGATCATCGAGGCCGACAAGCTGCCGCTGCGGTACGCGGGCTTCTCGCCCTGCTTCCGCCGTGAGGCCGGCACCTACGGCAAGGACACCCGCGGCATCTTCCGCGTCCACCAGTTCGACAAGGTCGAGATGTTCTCGTACGTCGCGCCGGAGGAGGCCGAGGCCGAGCACCAGCGCCTCCTGGAGTGGGAGAAGCAGTGGCTGACCAGTCTGGAGCTGCCCTTCCAGGTGATCGACGTCGCCACCGGTGACCTGGGCTCCTCCGCCTCCCGCAAGTTCGACTGCGAGGCGTGGATCCCGACCCAGGGCAAGTACCGCGAGCTGACCTCCGCCTCGAACTGCGACGGATTCCAGGCCCGCCGCCTGTCGATCCGCTACCGCGACGGCAAGAAGACGCAGCCGCTCTCCACGCTGAACGGCACCCTGTGTGCCGTGCCGCGCACGATCGTCGCGATCCTGGAGAACCACCAGCAGGCCGACGGCTCGGTACGGGTGCCCCAGGTGCTCCGTCCCTACCTCGGCGGCCGCGAGTTCCTGGAGCCGATCGCCAAGTGA
- a CDS encoding HAD family hydrolase produces MSPAPFPYKLVATDLDGTLLRGDDTVSERTREALLAATAAGAAHIIVTGRAVPWTRHVLDDLGYRGIAVCGQGAQVYDAGTHRLLTSVTLDRQLAGLALSKLEAEIGPLALAASRDGVDGDVLIGPGYQVQEGLPAVYLEDTTAVWAAPLNKLYIQHPGLGDDALVKVARETVGSLVDIVMAGPGVVEILPLGLSKATGLSLAARRLGVKAAETIAFGDMPNDIPMFGWAAHGVAMANAHPELKAVADEVTTSNEEDGIAVVLERLLGAA; encoded by the coding sequence GTGAGCCCGGCCCCGTTCCCGTACAAGCTCGTCGCGACGGACCTCGACGGCACGCTGCTGCGCGGCGACGACACCGTCTCCGAACGCACCCGTGAGGCGCTGCTCGCCGCGACCGCGGCGGGCGCGGCCCACATCATCGTCACCGGCCGGGCCGTGCCCTGGACCCGGCACGTGCTCGACGACCTCGGCTACCGGGGGATCGCCGTGTGCGGGCAGGGCGCCCAGGTCTACGACGCGGGGACGCACCGGCTGCTGACCTCGGTGACGCTGGACCGGCAGCTGGCCGGGCTGGCGCTGTCGAAGCTGGAGGCCGAGATCGGCCCGCTGGCGCTCGCGGCCAGCCGGGACGGGGTGGACGGCGACGTGCTGATCGGGCCCGGCTACCAGGTGCAGGAGGGCCTTCCGGCCGTCTACCTGGAAGACACCACCGCCGTGTGGGCCGCCCCGCTCAACAAGCTGTACATCCAGCACCCGGGCCTGGGCGACGACGCCCTGGTCAAGGTGGCCCGGGAGACGGTGGGCAGTCTGGTGGACATCGTGATGGCGGGTCCCGGCGTGGTGGAGATCCTCCCGCTCGGCCTGAGCAAGGCCACCGGTCTGTCGCTGGCCGCGCGCCGGCTGGGCGTGAAGGCGGCCGAGACGATCGCCTTCGGCGACATGCCCAACGACATCCCGATGTTCGGCTGGGCGGCGCACGGCGTGGCCATGGCCAATGCCCATCCGGAGCTGAAGGCGGTGGCCGACGAGGTGACGACGTCCAACGAGGAGGACGGCATCGCGGTGGTGCTGGAGCGCCTGCTGGGCGCCGCCTGA
- a CDS encoding ABC transporter permease, whose protein sequence is MYNPTVARLTYRALLGRRRALILFLLPALLIVIAIAVRALTGVDDKVAADLLGGFALATMVPLIGVIAGTGAIGPEIDDGSIVYLLSKPVKRPTIIMTKLIVAVAVTMAFSAIPTLIAGFILNGNGQQIAVAYTVAALVASIAYSALFLLLGTVSRHAVVFGLVYALIWESLFGSLVSGAKTLSVQQWALSLAEKIAGEGYVDATVGLPTAVVLLSVVTVGATVYAGQKLRRLTLAGEE, encoded by the coding sequence ATGTACAACCCCACCGTCGCCCGGCTCACCTACCGGGCCCTGCTCGGCCGCCGCCGGGCGCTGATCCTCTTCCTGCTGCCGGCCCTGCTGATCGTCATCGCCATCGCCGTGCGCGCCCTCACCGGTGTGGACGACAAGGTCGCCGCCGACCTGCTGGGCGGTTTCGCCCTGGCCACCATGGTCCCGCTGATCGGCGTCATCGCCGGTACGGGCGCCATCGGCCCCGAGATCGACGACGGCTCGATCGTCTACCTGCTGTCCAAGCCGGTGAAGCGCCCGACGATCATCATGACCAAGCTGATCGTCGCCGTCGCCGTCACCATGGCCTTCTCCGCGATCCCCACTCTGATCGCCGGCTTCATCCTCAACGGCAACGGCCAGCAGATCGCCGTCGCGTACACGGTCGCCGCCCTCGTCGCCTCGATCGCCTACAGCGCGCTGTTCCTGCTGCTGGGCACGGTCAGCCGGCACGCGGTCGTCTTCGGCCTCGTCTACGCGCTGATCTGGGAGTCGCTCTTCGGCAGTCTGGTCTCCGGGGCCAAGACCCTCAGCGTCCAGCAGTGGGCCCTGTCGCTGGCCGAGAAGATCGCCGGCGAGGGATACGTCGACGCGACCGTCGGCCTGCCCACCGCCGTGGTCCTGCTCTCCGTCGTCACCGTCGGCGCCACCGTCTACGCCGGGCAGAAGCTGCGCCGGCTCACCCTCGCCGGCGAGGAGTAG
- a CDS encoding ABC transporter ATP-binding protein: MTVIATESLSKRYPRVTALDRLSLDIGPGVTGLVGANGAGKSTLIKILLGLSPATEGSAAVLGLDVTTHGSAIRERVGYMPEHDCLPPDVSATEFVVHMARMSGLPPTAARERTADTLRHVGLYEERYRPIGGYSTGMKQRVKLAQALVHDPQLVLLDEPTNGLDPVGRDEMLGLIRRVYTDFGISVLVTSHLLGELERTCDHVVVVDGGKLLRSSSTSDFTQTTATLAVEVTDSDAHPDGTAALRKALGEAGLTLHAGEEEGLPGAGHILLVEATGEQTYDTVRDTVADLGLGLVRMEQRRHHIAEVFRDDRPAHAAQSAQTAQPAPAAQPAHTAQQKGAGSDGA, encoded by the coding sequence GTGACTGTCATCGCGACCGAAAGCCTGAGCAAGCGGTACCCCCGAGTGACCGCCCTCGACCGGCTCTCCCTGGACATCGGGCCTGGTGTGACCGGCCTCGTGGGTGCCAACGGAGCCGGCAAGTCCACGCTGATCAAAATTCTGCTGGGACTGTCCCCCGCCACCGAGGGCAGCGCCGCCGTGCTCGGCCTCGACGTCACCACGCATGGCAGCGCCATCCGTGAACGCGTCGGCTACATGCCCGAGCACGACTGCCTGCCACCCGACGTCTCGGCCACCGAGTTCGTCGTCCACATGGCGCGCATGTCCGGGCTGCCGCCGACCGCGGCCCGGGAGCGCACCGCGGACACCCTGCGCCACGTCGGGCTGTACGAGGAGCGCTATCGCCCCATCGGCGGCTACTCCACCGGCATGAAGCAGCGCGTCAAGCTGGCCCAGGCGCTGGTCCACGACCCGCAGCTGGTCCTCCTCGACGAGCCCACCAACGGCCTCGACCCGGTCGGCCGCGACGAGATGCTCGGACTGATCCGCCGCGTCTACACCGACTTCGGCATCTCCGTCCTGGTCACCTCCCACCTCCTCGGAGAGCTGGAGCGGACCTGCGACCACGTCGTGGTCGTCGACGGCGGCAAGCTGCTGCGCTCCAGCTCCACCAGCGACTTCACCCAGACCACCGCGACCCTCGCGGTCGAGGTCACCGACTCCGACGCCCACCCGGACGGCACCGCAGCCCTGCGCAAGGCGCTCGGCGAAGCGGGCCTGACCCTCCACGCGGGCGAGGAGGAGGGCCTGCCCGGCGCCGGCCACATCCTGCTCGTCGAAGCCACCGGCGAGCAGACCTACGACACGGTCCGCGACACCGTCGCCGATCTGGGCCTCGGCCTGGTCCGCATGGAGCAGCGCCGCCACCACATCGCCGAGGTCTTCCGCGACGACCGGCCCGCCCACGCGGCCCAGTCCGCGCAGACCGCCCAGCCCGCGCCCGCGGCCCAGCCCGCGCACACCGCCCAGCAGAAGGGAGCCGGTTCCGATGGCGCCTGA
- a CDS encoding rhomboid-like protein: MIDHPEPEPSRPLRSWIRSSPGTHLWLLIIAITSVIVVIAPDRVENVLLHRNSSNIHQLVQHPLRALLSSAFWIEDPASLALYAALFELFHAPVERWLGTPRWLLIVATAHVVATLVSQKVLLTAIQDHRAPRSMTHVVDIGVSYGLAAAAGVLTYRLPGPWRWFYLAGVVAFFGLPLATGGTFTDLGHAIALSVGLLAWPLTRHGVSRETHPTFHVKRG, encoded by the coding sequence ATGATCGACCACCCCGAGCCCGAGCCTTCCAGGCCCCTGCGGTCCTGGATACGCTCCTCGCCCGGAACGCACCTCTGGTTGCTGATCATCGCGATCACCAGCGTCATCGTGGTGATCGCCCCCGACCGGGTGGAGAACGTGCTGCTCCACCGCAACAGCAGCAACATCCACCAGCTCGTCCAGCATCCCCTCCGGGCGCTCCTCAGCAGCGCCTTCTGGATCGAGGACCCGGCCTCGCTGGCCCTCTACGCGGCCCTCTTCGAGCTGTTCCACGCGCCCGTCGAACGCTGGCTCGGCACCCCGCGCTGGCTGCTGATCGTCGCGACCGCGCACGTCGTCGCCACTCTGGTCAGCCAGAAGGTCCTGCTGACGGCCATCCAGGACCATCGCGCACCGCGCAGCATGACGCACGTCGTGGACATCGGCGTCAGCTACGGTCTCGCCGCCGCCGCGGGCGTGCTCACCTACCGGCTGCCCGGTCCCTGGAGATGGTTCTACCTCGCCGGAGTGGTCGCTTTCTTCGGCCTCCCGCTGGCCACCGGCGGCACCTTCACCGACCTGGGCCACGCCATCGCGCTCTCCGTCGGGCTGCTCGCCTGGCCGCTCACCCGGCACGGTGTTTCACGTGAAACACACCCGACGTTTCACGTGAAACGCGGCTAG
- a CDS encoding ABC transporter permease, with amino-acid sequence MAPDTSTQIHNIGYRSYDGARLGRGYARTSLFSQSLRGAFGLGRSAKSKVLPMILFAVMCIPALIIVAVAIAVPGSTELPIKYTTYALTTQVVIGLFLASQAPQSVSRDLRFKTVPLYFSRPVERVDYVVAKYAAMASALFILTAVPLLIMWIGSLLAKFDFGDQTKGFGQGLVSVFMLSLLFAGVGLVMAALTPRRGFGVAAIIAVLLIPYGAVTAVQGIAYSTGNAGAIDWMGLFSPITLIDGLQTAFLGATSAFPGGEGPSAGTGAVYLLVILGLIAGSYAALMARYRKAGL; translated from the coding sequence ATGGCGCCTGACACCTCGACCCAGATCCACAACATCGGCTACCGGTCCTACGACGGGGCCCGGCTCGGCCGCGGCTACGCCCGCACCTCACTGTTCTCGCAGTCCCTGCGGGGCGCGTTCGGGCTCGGCCGCTCGGCCAAGTCCAAGGTGCTGCCGATGATCCTCTTCGCGGTGATGTGCATCCCCGCGCTGATCATCGTCGCCGTGGCCATCGCGGTCCCCGGCTCCACCGAGCTGCCGATCAAGTACACGACGTACGCCTTGACCACCCAGGTGGTCATCGGCCTCTTCCTCGCCTCCCAGGCGCCCCAGTCGGTCTCCCGGGACCTGCGCTTCAAGACCGTGCCGCTCTACTTCTCGCGGCCCGTCGAGCGGGTCGACTACGTCGTCGCCAAATACGCGGCGATGGCCTCGGCCCTGTTCATCCTGACCGCCGTACCGCTGCTGATCATGTGGATCGGCTCGCTGCTGGCGAAGTTCGACTTCGGTGACCAGACCAAGGGATTCGGACAGGGACTCGTGTCTGTCTTCATGCTGTCGCTGCTCTTCGCGGGAGTGGGCCTGGTCATGGCCGCGCTCACCCCGCGCCGCGGGTTCGGCGTGGCCGCCATCATCGCCGTGCTCCTGATCCCGTACGGCGCGGTGACCGCCGTCCAGGGCATCGCGTACAGCACGGGCAACGCCGGAGCGATCGACTGGATGGGCCTGTTCTCCCCGATCACCCTGATCGACGGCCTCCAGACGGCCTTCCTCGGCGCGACCTCGGCCTTCCCCGGGGGCGAGGGCCCCTCGGCCGGTACCGGCGCCGTCTACCTGCTCGTCATCCTCGGCCTCATCGCCGGCTCCTACGCCGCACTGATGGCCCGCTACCGGAAGGCCGGGCTGTGA
- the pheA gene encoding prephenate dehydratase: MTATRFTYLGPEGTFTEAALRTLPEAATRELVPMVSVPAALDAVRTGEAAAALVPIENSVEGGVTATLDELSSGEPLMIYREVLLTIAFALLVRPGTALSDIKTVTGHPVAQPQVRNWLRANLPDAVWESAASNADGARLVQEGRFDAAFAGEFAAATYGLVPLVTDIHDAENAETRFVLVGRPARPSAPTGADKTSVVLWLGDDHPGALLELLQEFAVRGVNLMLIQSRPTGAGIGNYCFAVDAEGHVSDRRVSEALMGLKRTCPQVRFLGSYPRAGVALGDVRPPRAGTAEGDFTAASDWLARCLDGRA; this comes from the coding sequence ATGACGGCCACCCGCTTCACCTATCTCGGTCCCGAGGGCACGTTCACCGAAGCCGCCCTCCGCACGCTGCCCGAAGCCGCGACCCGCGAACTGGTCCCGATGGTGTCGGTTCCGGCCGCCCTGGACGCCGTGCGCACCGGCGAGGCCGCGGCCGCGCTGGTCCCGATCGAGAACTCGGTGGAGGGCGGGGTCACCGCCACGCTCGACGAGCTCTCCTCCGGCGAGCCCCTGATGATCTACCGCGAGGTGCTGCTCACCATCGCCTTCGCGCTGCTCGTGCGGCCGGGGACGGCCCTGTCGGACATCAAGACCGTCACCGGGCACCCGGTCGCCCAGCCCCAGGTGCGCAACTGGCTGCGGGCCAACCTGCCCGATGCCGTGTGGGAGTCGGCCGCCTCCAACGCGGACGGTGCGCGCCTGGTCCAGGAGGGCCGGTTCGACGCCGCCTTCGCCGGCGAGTTCGCCGCCGCCACCTACGGGCTGGTCCCGCTGGTCACCGACATCCACGACGCCGAGAACGCCGAGACCCGCTTCGTGCTCGTCGGGCGGCCGGCCCGGCCGTCCGCGCCGACGGGCGCCGACAAGACCTCCGTGGTGCTCTGGCTCGGCGACGACCACCCTGGTGCCCTGCTGGAGCTGCTCCAGGAGTTCGCCGTGCGCGGGGTGAACCTGATGCTGATCCAGTCCCGGCCGACCGGCGCCGGCATCGGCAACTACTGCTTCGCGGTCGACGCCGAGGGCCACGTCTCCGACCGCCGCGTCAGCGAAGCCCTCATGGGCCTCAAGCGGACCTGCCCGCAGGTCCGCTTCCTCGGTTCGTACCCGCGCGCGGGCGTCGCTCTGGGTGACGTGCGCCCGCCCCGCGCGGGTACCGCGGAAGGTGACTTCACGGCCGCTTCGGACTGGCTGGCGCGCTGCCTCGACGGCAGGGCGTAG
- a CDS encoding ABC transporter ATP-binding protein: protein MTIIDIDHTSRWFGNVVAVNDVTMRIGPGVTGLLGPNGAGKSTLINMMGGFLAPSTGTVTLDGTPIWRNEQVYRQIGVVPEREAMYDFLTGREFVVANAELHGLGDADAQRALATVEMEYAQDRKISTYSKGMRQRVKMASALVHDPSVLLLDEPFNGMDPRQRMQLMDLLRRMGDAGRTVLFSSHILEEVEQLASHIEVVVAGRHAASGDFRKIRRLMTDRPHRYLVRSSDDRALAAALIADPSTAGIEVDLKEGALRIQAVDFGRFTELLPRVARAHGIRLLTVSPSDESLESVFSYLVAA from the coding sequence GTGACCATCATCGACATCGACCACACCTCGCGCTGGTTCGGGAACGTCGTCGCCGTCAACGACGTGACCATGCGCATCGGGCCCGGCGTCACCGGGCTCCTCGGTCCCAACGGCGCGGGCAAGTCCACGCTCATCAACATGATGGGAGGCTTCCTGGCCCCCTCGACCGGCACCGTCACCCTCGACGGCACGCCGATCTGGCGCAACGAGCAGGTCTACCGGCAGATCGGCGTCGTGCCCGAACGCGAGGCCATGTACGACTTCCTCACCGGCCGCGAGTTCGTCGTCGCCAACGCGGAACTGCACGGGCTCGGCGACGCGGACGCCCAGCGGGCACTGGCCACCGTCGAGATGGAGTACGCCCAGGACCGCAAGATCTCCACGTACTCCAAGGGCATGCGCCAGCGCGTGAAGATGGCCTCCGCCCTGGTCCACGACCCGTCCGTGCTCCTCCTCGACGAACCGTTCAACGGGATGGACCCGCGCCAGCGGATGCAGCTCATGGACCTGCTGCGGCGCATGGGCGACGCCGGACGGACCGTGCTGTTCTCCTCGCACATCCTGGAGGAGGTCGAGCAGCTCGCCTCCCACATCGAGGTCGTGGTCGCCGGCCGGCACGCCGCCTCCGGCGACTTCCGCAAGATCCGCCGCCTGATGACCGACCGCCCCCACCGCTACCTCGTCCGCTCCTCCGACGACCGGGCCCTCGCCGCGGCCCTGATCGCCGACCCGTCCACGGCCGGCATCGAGGTCGACCTCAAGGAAGGCGCCCTGCGCATCCAGGCCGTCGACTTCGGGCGCTTCACCGAGCTGCTGCCGCGGGTCGCCCGCGCGCACGGCATCCGGCTGCTGACGGTCTCGCCCTCCGACGAGTCCCTCGAGTCGGTCTTCTCCTACCTCGTCGCGGCCTGA
- a CDS encoding copper resistance protein CopC, translated as MTATAPAHSAVRAPAPAFLPRLALVLAALLATLFTAASPASAHAALTASDPKDGAVVATAPAQVSLSFSEQVAMGDDSIRVLDPQGRRVDTGELRDMCSGNTIRYGTALHSGLPNGTYTVAWQAVSADSHPIAGAFTFSVGAPSATSVALPAAGAGGGPVGIAYGIARYVAYAGFTVLVGGAAFILLCWRRGAGERPLQKLVVRAWVTLTAATLAMLVLRTPYTGSGKFADAFDLGGLRDVLETKTGASLISRLLLLGAAALFIAVLFGVYARRQQGSGTAEEAEDTSDLTFGLAIGGAVVSGGIAATWALSEHASTGIQPVIAMPADILHLMAVATWLGGLAALLVALYKVPGIERDAVRRFSKVAFTSVVVLAVTGVYQSWRQLGSWSALTGTDYGRLLLLKVGLVAVLVAIAYLSRRWTARLAEEPAEPVREPAKATATASPATAAAPTPPPKRGVSRETKAGVSRGTGGGVSRETTSGAAPAGSGGAADPKRAAQLARQLAARENAREKQVRDADPGRAGLRRSVLAEAGVAVVLLAVTTVLTSTEPGRAAEQETGRGGVSTAVPDRAVKVSLPFDTGGANGKGTVRLELDPGRVGANTLHLWADTPDGQPFDLPEIKVSFTLPAKDVGPLPVLPDRATPGHWTASGVQLPLSGEWRIDVTVRSSDIDQTTVQKTVKIG; from the coding sequence ATGACGGCCACCGCCCCCGCCCATTCCGCGGTCCGCGCCCCTGCCCCGGCCTTCCTGCCGCGGCTCGCGCTGGTCCTCGCAGCCCTGCTGGCAACCCTGTTCACCGCGGCCTCCCCGGCTTCGGCACACGCCGCACTCACCGCGAGCGACCCCAAGGACGGGGCGGTGGTCGCCACGGCGCCCGCCCAGGTCTCGCTCTCCTTCTCGGAGCAGGTCGCCATGGGCGACGACTCCATCCGCGTCCTCGACCCCCAGGGCAGGCGCGTGGACACCGGAGAACTGCGCGACATGTGCAGCGGGAACACCATCCGCTACGGCACCGCTCTGCACTCCGGCCTTCCCAACGGCACCTACACCGTCGCCTGGCAGGCCGTCTCGGCCGACAGCCACCCCATCGCCGGCGCCTTCACCTTCTCCGTCGGCGCGCCCTCGGCCACCAGCGTCGCCCTTCCCGCCGCCGGGGCGGGCGGCGGTCCCGTCGGCATCGCGTACGGGATCGCCCGCTACGTCGCCTACGCGGGCTTCACCGTCCTCGTCGGCGGCGCCGCCTTCATCCTGCTCTGCTGGCGCCGCGGCGCCGGCGAGCGCCCCCTCCAGAAGCTCGTGGTGCGGGCCTGGGTCACGCTGACGGCGGCCACGCTCGCGATGCTGGTGCTCCGTACCCCCTACACCGGCTCCGGGAAGTTCGCCGACGCGTTCGACCTGGGCGGGCTGAGGGACGTGCTGGAGACCAAGACCGGCGCCTCGCTCATCTCCCGGCTCCTCCTGCTGGGCGCCGCGGCCCTGTTCATCGCCGTGCTCTTCGGGGTCTACGCCCGGCGCCAGCAGGGCTCCGGCACCGCCGAAGAGGCCGAGGACACCAGCGACCTCACCTTCGGCCTGGCCATCGGCGGCGCCGTGGTCTCGGGCGGCATCGCCGCGACCTGGGCGCTGTCCGAGCACGCGTCCACCGGCATCCAGCCCGTCATCGCCATGCCCGCCGACATCCTCCACCTGATGGCGGTCGCCACCTGGCTGGGCGGTCTGGCCGCGCTGCTCGTGGCCCTGTACAAGGTGCCCGGGATCGAACGCGACGCCGTGCGGCGGTTCTCGAAGGTGGCGTTCACGAGCGTGGTGGTGCTGGCGGTCACCGGCGTCTACCAGTCCTGGCGCCAGCTCGGCAGCTGGTCCGCCCTCACCGGCACCGACTACGGCCGGCTGCTGCTGCTCAAGGTCGGCCTCGTCGCCGTCCTCGTCGCCATCGCCTACCTGTCCCGCAGGTGGACCGCCCGGCTCGCCGAGGAGCCCGCGGAACCCGTACGCGAGCCGGCGAAGGCAACGGCGACGGCGAGCCCGGCCACGGCCGCAGCCCCGACCCCGCCCCCGAAGCGCGGTGTTTCACGTGAAACCAAGGCCGGTGTTTCACGTGGAACGGGGGGCGGTGTTTCACGTGAAACCACGAGCGGCGCCGCCCCGGCCGGCTCCGGCGGAGCGGCCGACCCGAAGCGGGCCGCGCAACTCGCCCGGCAGCTCGCCGCCCGTGAGAACGCCCGGGAGAAGCAGGTCCGTGACGCCGACCCCGGCCGGGCCGGCCTGCGCCGCTCCGTGCTCGCCGAGGCGGGTGTCGCCGTGGTCCTGCTCGCCGTCACCACCGTGTTGACCAGCACGGAACCGGGTCGTGCGGCGGAGCAGGAGACGGGCCGCGGTGGGGTCTCCACCGCCGTTCCCGACCGCGCCGTCAAGGTCAGCCTGCCGTTCGACACCGGTGGTGCGAACGGCAAGGGAACCGTCCGCCTGGAACTCGATCCGGGCCGGGTCGGCGCCAACACCCTGCACCTCTGGGCCGACACCCCCGACGGCCAGCCCTTCGACCTGCCGGAGATCAAGGTGTCCTTCACTCTTCCGGCCAAGGACGTCGGCCCCCTGCCCGTCCTTCCCGACCGGGCCACTCCCGGACACTGGACGGCGTCCGGGGTGCAGCTGCCCCTGTCGGGCGAATGGCGCATCGACGTCACCGTCCGCTCCTCCGACATCGACCAGACGACCGTCCAGAAGACCGTGAAGATCGGCTGA
- the efeB gene encoding iron uptake transporter deferrochelatase/peroxidase subunit, with product MTESNPDIEISRRRLLGTVGAAGAAGLALGATGGAMAHSALAGPAGGAATGAAGSLASLGSTQVAFHGDHQSGITTPLQAKGHLLAFDLAPGAGRPEAAALLRRWSDTARLLMAGEVAGSADSGIALDAGPSSLTVTFGFGHSFFERTGLTARRPTALDPLPAFSADRLDERRGNGDLWVQIGANDGLVAFHALRALQKDAGTAARVRWQMNGFNRSPGATGTPMTARNLMGQVDGTGNPKPAEPDFDRRIFVPDAGPGPAEHAWMAGGSYAVVRRIRMLLDDWDRQTTAQQEQVIGRTKATGAPLTGGGETTEMALDKLGPDGKPVIASNAHARISAPEQNGGAAMLRRPFSFHDGIDADGAPDAGLLFICWQADPLRGFVPVQRKLDRGDALSAFIRHESSGLYAVPPGPRAGEYVGQRLLEG from the coding sequence GTGACCGAGAGCAACCCCGACATCGAGATCTCCCGGCGCCGGCTGCTGGGCACCGTCGGCGCAGCGGGCGCCGCGGGCCTCGCCCTCGGCGCCACCGGCGGCGCCATGGCCCACTCCGCGCTGGCCGGACCCGCGGGCGGCGCCGCCACGGGAGCGGCGGGCAGCCTCGCTTCGCTCGGGTCCACGCAGGTCGCCTTCCACGGCGACCACCAGTCCGGCATCACCACGCCCCTGCAGGCCAAGGGCCACCTCCTCGCCTTCGACCTCGCCCCGGGCGCCGGGCGTCCCGAGGCCGCGGCCCTGCTGCGGCGCTGGTCGGACACGGCCCGCCTGCTCATGGCGGGAGAGGTCGCCGGTTCCGCCGACTCGGGCATCGCCCTCGACGCCGGCCCGTCCTCCCTCACCGTCACCTTCGGGTTCGGCCACTCCTTCTTCGAGCGCACCGGCCTCACCGCCCGCCGCCCCACCGCCCTCGATCCACTGCCCGCCTTCTCCGCCGACCGGCTCGACGAGCGGCGCGGCAACGGCGACCTGTGGGTCCAGATCGGCGCGAACGACGGGCTCGTCGCCTTCCACGCCCTGCGGGCCCTGCAGAAGGACGCGGGAACGGCTGCCCGCGTGCGCTGGCAGATGAACGGCTTCAACCGGTCGCCCGGCGCCACCGGCACCCCGATGACCGCGCGCAACCTCATGGGCCAGGTCGACGGCACCGGGAACCCCAAGCCGGCGGAGCCCGACTTCGACCGGCGGATCTTCGTGCCGGACGCGGGCCCCGGTCCGGCCGAGCACGCGTGGATGGCCGGCGGCTCGTACGCCGTCGTCCGGCGCATCCGCATGCTCCTCGACGACTGGGACCGGCAGACCACCGCCCAGCAGGAGCAGGTGATCGGCCGGACCAAGGCCACCGGCGCCCCGCTCACCGGCGGCGGCGAAACCACCGAGATGGCCCTCGACAAGCTCGGCCCCGACGGGAAGCCCGTCATCGCGTCCAACGCGCACGCGCGGATCTCCGCCCCCGAACAGAACGGCGGGGCGGCCATGCTGCGGCGCCCCTTCTCCTTCCACGACGGGATCGACGCCGACGGCGCACCCGACGCCGGGCTGCTCTTCATCTGCTGGCAGGCCGACCCGCTGCGCGGGTTCGTCCCCGTCCAGCGCAAGCTCGATCGGGGGGACGCGCTGTCGGCGTTCATCCGGCACGAGTCGAGCGGCCTGTACGCCGTACCGCCGGGCCCCCGCGCCGGAGAGTACGTCGGACAGCGGCTGCTCGAAGGGTGA